One Oryzomonas sagensis DNA segment encodes these proteins:
- a CDS encoding TatD family hydrolase, with protein sequence MQSEAHAGLIDTHCHLDLEPLAPHLPQALAAARRAGVTRFVVPGVHPDGWQRIRALAAAHHEILPAVGIHPMHAALADDDALSALARLAAGSVAIGEIGLDPTYPVPLEIQEAAFRGQLRLAASRGLPVLVHCRRAFQRTVQIMREERADRVGGIMHAFSGSPEMAREFIRLGFLISLSGTLTWPGAVRPLRLAREVPLEQLVLETDAPDLSPQGHRGSANQPAWMVETLLALAAAKNNTPETVAAATRDNAVRILGLSGESNVS encoded by the coding sequence TTGCAATCCGAAGCTCACGCGGGATTGATCGACACCCACTGCCACCTGGACCTGGAGCCGCTTGCCCCGCACCTGCCCCAGGCGCTTGCGGCGGCGCGCCGGGCCGGGGTGACCCGGTTCGTGGTGCCCGGGGTGCATCCCGACGGCTGGCAGCGGATCCGGGCATTGGCGGCAGCGCACCATGAGATCCTGCCCGCCGTCGGCATCCATCCCATGCATGCCGCTCTGGCGGACGATGACGCCCTCTCCGCCCTGGCCCGGCTGGCCGCCGGCAGCGTTGCCATCGGCGAGATCGGCCTGGACCCGACGTACCCCGTCCCCCTCGAAATCCAGGAAGCCGCATTCCGCGGGCAGCTCAGGCTGGCCGCCTCCCGGGGACTCCCGGTGCTGGTGCACTGCCGCCGGGCCTTCCAGCGGACCGTGCAGATCATGCGGGAGGAACGGGCCGATCGGGTGGGAGGGATCATGCACGCCTTCTCCGGGTCGCCGGAGATGGCGCGGGAGTTTATCCGCCTCGGCTTCCTCATCTCCCTCTCCGGCACCCTGACCTGGCCAGGCGCGGTGCGCCCCCTGCGCCTCGCCAGGGAGGTCCCGCTGGAACAGCTGGTCCTGGAAACCGACGCCCCCGACCTGTCCCCCCAGGGCCACCGGGGGAGCGCCAACCAGCCGGCCTGGATGGTCGAGACCCTGCTCGCCCTCGCAGCGGCCAAAAACAACACGCCGGAAACCGTTGCCGCGGCCACACGGGATAATGCCGTCAGGATACTCGGCCTCTCCGGGGAGAGCAACGTCTCTTGA
- a CDS encoding TIGR04283 family arsenosugar biosynthesis glycosyltransferase — translation MTNDHPPELSIIVPVLNEAAYVAPLFATLAAQQGIRFELILCDGGSEDGTPQRAARLARQVPFATEVVPAPRGRGRQMNAGAVVARADTLLFLHADSTFAAADALARGVAALRARQAAAGCHEVAGRFALRFHRSDATPSPAYFFYEAKARLDRPECIRGDQGFMLPRPFFRSLGGFDEQMPFLEDLRLADAVAARCDWLLLPAEIGTSARRFEAEGLWERQVLNAIIVNCLVAGWTEFFTTLSGLYRFDAYTGRLSLHPILDGIRTLLACRSGEWRRSFWRITGRHVAANAWQIFFWLDTRRAFSRGKGPGEVAPCWLRLYERRLKPLFGTLPAALAAAGLVRLWFGFMLMRPLQGAATKTRQTG, via the coding sequence ATGACCAACGATCACCCCCCTGAACTCTCCATCATTGTGCCGGTTCTCAACGAGGCCGCCTACGTGGCGCCCCTGTTCGCCACCCTTGCCGCCCAACAGGGCATCCGTTTCGAATTGATCCTCTGCGACGGCGGTTCGGAGGACGGCACCCCCCAGCGGGCCGCCCGCCTGGCCCGGCAGGTGCCGTTTGCAACAGAGGTCGTCCCGGCGCCCCGCGGTCGCGGCCGCCAGATGAATGCCGGTGCCGTGGTTGCCCGCGCCGATACGCTGCTGTTTCTGCACGCCGATTCGACGTTCGCCGCGGCTGATGCCCTGGCCCGCGGAGTCGCGGCGCTGCGGGCCAGGCAGGCCGCCGCCGGGTGCCATGAGGTCGCCGGGCGTTTTGCCCTGCGTTTCCACCGGAGTGACGCCACGCCATCCCCGGCCTATTTCTTCTACGAGGCCAAGGCGCGCCTCGACCGCCCGGAGTGCATCCGGGGCGACCAGGGCTTCATGCTGCCCCGCCCGTTCTTCCGGTCTCTGGGCGGTTTTGACGAGCAGATGCCCTTTCTGGAGGACCTCCGCCTCGCGGATGCGGTGGCGGCGCGGTGCGACTGGCTGCTCCTCCCCGCCGAGATCGGCACCTCGGCCCGCCGCTTTGAAGCGGAAGGGCTGTGGGAGCGGCAGGTGCTGAACGCCATCATCGTCAACTGCCTGGTGGCCGGCTGGACGGAGTTCTTCACCACCCTTTCCGGGCTGTACCGCTTCGACGCCTATACCGGCCGGCTCTCGCTCCACCCGATCCTGGACGGCATCCGCACCCTGCTCGCGTGCCGGTCGGGGGAGTGGCGCCGCTCCTTTTGGCGCATTACCGGCCGCCATGTGGCCGCCAACGCCTGGCAGATCTTCTTCTGGCTGGATACCCGCCGCGCCTTTTCCCGGGGGAAGGGGCCGGGAGAGGTTGCGCCTTGTTGGCTTCGGCTGTACGAGCGGCGCCTGAAGCCGCTCTTCGGCACCCTCCCCGCGGCCCTGGCGGCAGCAGGGTTGGTCCGGCTCTGGTTCGGCTTCATGCTCATGCGCCCTTTGCAGGGAGCGGCTACAAAAACCAGGCAAACAGGTTGA
- a CDS encoding phospholipase D-like domain-containing protein produces the protein MAKGAPIRHNKRLVRMLRLFRHIRFVGQPVTYRRNRVVLHPDGPDFFRALFGAIRSAERYILLEYYLIRNDTTGSAFAAELLDAQQRGVPVFLIYDYIGCVETPSAYFRDLARHGIKPLSFNVPSFKRGIHWFDKRDHRKMAIIDGRRAFLGGFNIGDEYAGLVSSPVKFRDVGFSITGCAVHELERIFSETWQMERDEPPRVPTGGRDPGAPRPGRANVIIVSGGPHHRRSYIRSAFLAAITSASESVLIVTPYFVPGPRIVRSLLRAVRRGVRVRILLSAKSDVPLMRLVGRSYYTALLKAGIEICEVEREVLHAKVMLIDGERTVIGSANLDQRSFHRNFEINCIVDNNSFGKQIARMLEQDFRDSRAITLADHERRGKLSQLLEKLVNLFAWFL, from the coding sequence ATGGCTAAGGGTGCTCCCATTCGGCATAACAAGCGCCTGGTGCGGATGTTGCGCCTGTTCCGGCATATCCGCTTCGTGGGCCAGCCGGTCACCTACCGGCGCAACCGGGTCGTGCTCCACCCGGATGGCCCTGATTTTTTCCGGGCGCTCTTCGGCGCCATCCGCTCGGCGGAGCGGTACATCCTCCTGGAATATTATCTGATCCGCAACGACACCACCGGCTCCGCCTTTGCCGCCGAACTCCTCGATGCACAGCAAAGGGGCGTGCCGGTGTTCCTGATCTACGATTACATCGGCTGCGTCGAGACCCCCTCCGCCTACTTCAGGGACCTGGCCCGGCACGGCATCAAGCCCCTCTCCTTCAACGTGCCCTCATTCAAGCGGGGCATCCACTGGTTCGACAAACGCGACCACCGCAAGATGGCCATCATCGACGGCCGCCGGGCATTTCTGGGAGGATTCAACATCGGCGACGAATACGCCGGTCTGGTCTCGAGCCCTGTCAAATTCCGCGACGTGGGTTTCAGCATCACCGGCTGCGCCGTCCATGAACTGGAACGCATCTTTTCCGAAACCTGGCAGATGGAACGGGACGAACCGCCCCGGGTTCCCACCGGCGGCAGGGACCCGGGCGCACCCCGCCCCGGACGGGCCAACGTCATCATCGTCAGCGGGGGGCCGCACCACCGCAGATCCTACATACGCAGCGCCTTTCTGGCCGCCATCACCTCCGCCTCGGAAAGCGTCCTCATCGTCACCCCCTACTTCGTTCCCGGCCCGCGCATCGTTCGTTCCCTGCTACGGGCGGTCCGGCGCGGCGTGCGGGTGCGCATCCTGCTCTCGGCAAAAAGCGACGTGCCGCTGATGCGGCTGGTAGGGCGCAGCTACTATACGGCCTTGCTCAAGGCGGGCATCGAGATCTGCGAGGTGGAGCGGGAGGTGCTGCACGCCAAGGTCATGCTGATCGACGGCGAACGGACGGTGATCGGCTCGGCCAACCTGGACCAGCGCAGCTTCCACCGCAATTTCGAGATCAACTGCATCGTCGACAACAACTCCTTCGGCAAACAGATCGCCCGGATGCTGGAGCAGGACTTCCGGGATTCGCGGGCCATCACCCTTGCAGACCACGAGCGCCGGGGCAAGCTGTCTCAGCTGCTGGAGAAGCTGGTCAACCTGTTTGCCTGGTTTTTGTAG
- a CDS encoding fumarylacetoacetate hydrolase family protein — MKTAKIPATDNEYLIGKILCIGRNYVDHIKELGNETPAAPVVFLKPATAVVDDGGTVVIPPYSTACHYEAELAVLIGTDGKDIPEAEALSHVAGYGVAIDMTLRDVQDTLKKKGLPWEIAKGFDTSCPLSAFTPAAQVPDPQDLTIRLLLNGAERQNGSTGLMINPVARIISYLSTIFTLEEGDVILTGTPAGVGRVQPGDGMVAEITGVGRMSVTVE; from the coding sequence ATGAAAACCGCAAAGATACCCGCCACGGACAATGAATACCTGATCGGCAAGATCCTCTGCATCGGCCGCAACTACGTGGACCACATCAAGGAGCTGGGGAACGAGACCCCGGCGGCGCCGGTGGTCTTCCTGAAGCCGGCCACCGCGGTGGTGGACGACGGCGGCACCGTGGTCATCCCCCCCTACAGCACGGCATGCCATTACGAGGCGGAACTGGCGGTATTGATCGGCACGGACGGCAAGGATATCCCCGAGGCCGAGGCACTGTCCCATGTGGCCGGCTATGGGGTCGCCATCGACATGACCCTGCGGGATGTGCAGGACACCCTCAAGAAGAAGGGGCTGCCCTGGGAGATCGCCAAGGGGTTCGACACCTCCTGCCCCTTGTCGGCATTTACCCCGGCGGCGCAGGTTCCCGATCCGCAGGACCTGACCATCAGGCTGCTGCTCAACGGCGCAGAACGCCAGAACGGCTCCACCGGCCTGATGATCAATCCGGTGGCCCGGATCATCAGCTATCTCTCCACTATCTTTACGCTGGAAGAGGGGGACGTGATCCTCACCGGCACCCCCGCCGGCGTGGGCCGGGTCCAGCCGGGGGACGGCATGGTTGCCGAGATCACGGGCGTGGGGCGGATGAGCGTTACTGTCGAATAA
- the gpmI gene encoding 2,3-bisphosphoglycerate-independent phosphoglycerate mutase, giving the protein MNKPLLLMILDGWGINANPDNNAVALAHPPNLTRLLADYPHVRIHTSGMAVGLPDGQMGNSEVGHLNIGAGRIVYQDLTRITKSIRDKDFFANPVLLECIAKTKANGGRLHLAGLLSDGGVHSHNSHLYALLEMAKREGVKEVFVHCLLDGRDTPPQSGSDYLAQLEAEIGRIGTGRIATVMGRYYAMDRDNRWERVEKAYNAMVCGEGEQRASAREAIEASYGAGVHDEFVVPAVITENRAPVGTVRDGDGFIFFNFRSDRAREITRALALDDFDGFPRRCRPKLAGYVCMTEYDATFGLPIAYGPEQLTNILGDVLAHAGLKQLRIAETEKYAHVTFFFNGGVEAPFPGEERCLIPSPKEVATYDQKPEMSAYPVTEELLKRMDRDLYDVIILNFANCDMVGHTGVLEAAARAVTVVDDCVGRIVAKVREKGGAALITADHGNAEQMADDNGEPFTAHTTNPVWLLLVDDSRKDAVLREGGRLADIAPTMLKMLGLAQPTEMTGESLL; this is encoded by the coding sequence ATGAACAAACCGCTTCTCCTGATGATCCTCGACGGCTGGGGGATCAACGCCAATCCCGACAATAACGCCGTCGCCCTGGCCCACCCCCCCAACCTGACCAGGCTGTTGGCGGACTATCCCCATGTCCGGATCCATACCTCCGGCATGGCGGTGGGCCTGCCCGACGGCCAGATGGGCAACTCGGAGGTCGGCCACCTCAATATCGGCGCCGGCCGGATCGTGTATCAGGACCTGACGCGCATCACCAAATCGATCCGGGACAAGGATTTCTTCGCCAACCCGGTGCTGCTGGAGTGCATCGCCAAGACCAAGGCCAATGGCGGCAGGCTGCATCTGGCGGGGCTCCTCTCCGACGGGGGGGTGCACTCCCACAACAGCCACCTGTATGCCCTGCTGGAGATGGCCAAACGGGAAGGGGTGAAGGAGGTGTTCGTGCACTGCCTCCTGGACGGCCGCGACACCCCGCCCCAGAGCGGCAGCGACTACCTGGCCCAGTTGGAGGCGGAGATCGGGCGGATCGGCACCGGCCGGATCGCCACGGTCATGGGGCGCTACTACGCCATGGACCGGGACAACCGTTGGGAACGGGTCGAAAAGGCCTACAACGCCATGGTGTGCGGCGAGGGGGAACAACGCGCCTCGGCCCGGGAGGCCATCGAGGCCAGCTATGGCGCCGGGGTGCACGACGAATTCGTCGTCCCGGCCGTGATCACGGAAAACCGCGCGCCGGTCGGCACGGTCAGGGACGGCGACGGCTTCATCTTCTTCAACTTCCGCTCCGACCGGGCCCGGGAGATCACCCGCGCCCTGGCGCTGGACGACTTTGACGGTTTCCCGCGCCGCTGCCGTCCGAAGCTGGCCGGTTATGTCTGCATGACGGAATACGACGCCACCTTCGGCCTGCCCATCGCCTACGGCCCCGAGCAGTTGACCAACATCCTGGGCGATGTCCTGGCCCATGCCGGGTTGAAGCAGTTGCGCATCGCGGAGACCGAGAAATACGCCCATGTGACCTTTTTCTTCAACGGCGGCGTGGAGGCCCCGTTCCCCGGCGAGGAGCGCTGCCTGATCCCCTCCCCCAAGGAGGTGGCCACCTACGACCAGAAGCCGGAGATGAGCGCCTACCCGGTGACGGAGGAGTTGCTGAAGCGTATGGACCGGGACCTCTACGATGTGATCATCCTCAACTTTGCCAACTGCGACATGGTGGGACACACCGGCGTCCTGGAGGCGGCCGCCAGGGCGGTCACGGTCGTTGACGACTGCGTGGGCAGGATCGTGGCCAAGGTGCGGGAAAAAGGGGGCGCGGCGCTGATCACGGCCGACCACGGCAACGCCGAGCAGATGGCGGACGACAACGGCGAGCCGTTCACGGCCCACACCACCAACCCGGTGTGGCTGCTCCTGGTGGACGACAGCCGCAAAGATGCCGTGTTGCGCGAAGGGGGCCGGCTGGCCGACATCGCGCCGACCATGCTGAAGATGTTGGGCCTGGCCCAACCCACGGAGATGACAGGAGAGAGTCTGCTATGA
- a CDS encoding fibronectin type III domain-containing protein: protein MTNLIKRTLAAITISSLAIIGLTLAGCGGGGGLSSQTVNGTAAVGAPLSGQVSLKDSSSTPLTRTTVIAGDGTFAIDVTGMQAPFILQATGSASGTSYKLHSFAEGTGTANINPLSDAIVASAAGDDDASKTYDNADHDKLGKIKGNLAATVDALLKKLQPLLQQYNAQNTNPITSRYIANHLDLDDMFDNVKITVANGDLSIINAKTGAVIYSGKVTDIANGNFYPGNVPSTPAAPVAPTGVAAVGGAGQVTVSWTAVSNATSYNIYYATTSGVTTATGTKIANATTPYVQTGLAASTTYYYVVTAVNSTGESVASAQASATTNAAVPTPTAPAAPTGVTATGGTKQVTISWPAVSGATSYNIYYATASGVTTANGTKISNAASPAVQTGLADATTYYYVVTAVNSVGESAASVQVAATTLAAVPAPTAPAAPTGVSATGGAKQATISWSAVSGATSYNIYYATASGVTTASGTKIAGATSPYVQTALSAGTTYYYIVTAVNSVGESTASAQASATTNAAPPAVPTAPTGVAATGGTNQMTVSWSAVSGATSYNIYWSTATGVTIASGTKIAGVTSPYVQTGLAAGTAYYYIVTAVNSSGESPASAQASASTSAPAPVVPAAPTGVGATGGTNQVTVSWSAVSGATSYNIYYATTSGVSKTSGTKIAGATSPYVQTGLAAGTTYYYVVTAVNSAGESAASAQASAATSAPAFDALSYYNTVCLGCHGSLGVRTAAQIQAAITGNYGGMGSLSSLTTAQIAAIAAVSY from the coding sequence CCTCACGCTTGCCGGATGCGGCGGCGGAGGAGGGCTCTCCTCCCAGACCGTGAACGGCACGGCCGCCGTCGGGGCGCCCCTGTCCGGCCAGGTCAGCCTCAAGGACTCCTCGAGCACGCCGCTGACAAGAACCACCGTTATCGCCGGCGACGGCACATTTGCCATCGATGTCACCGGCATGCAGGCCCCCTTTATCCTCCAGGCGACCGGCAGCGCCTCCGGCACCAGCTATAAGCTGCACTCCTTTGCCGAAGGCACCGGCACCGCCAACATCAACCCGCTTTCCGACGCCATCGTAGCCAGCGCCGCAGGGGATGACGACGCGTCGAAAACCTACGACAACGCCGATCACGACAAACTGGGCAAGATCAAGGGGAACCTCGCGGCGACCGTCGATGCCCTGCTGAAAAAACTGCAACCCCTGCTCCAGCAATACAACGCCCAGAACACCAACCCGATCACGTCACGCTACATCGCCAACCATCTCGACCTTGACGATATGTTCGACAACGTGAAGATCACCGTCGCCAATGGGGACCTGTCGATCATCAACGCCAAAACCGGCGCCGTTATCTACAGCGGCAAGGTGACCGACATCGCCAACGGCAATTTCTACCCCGGCAACGTCCCCTCGACCCCGGCGGCTCCCGTAGCCCCGACCGGGGTAGCCGCAGTCGGCGGCGCCGGCCAGGTGACCGTCTCCTGGACCGCCGTCAGCAATGCAACCTCCTATAACATCTATTACGCCACCACCTCCGGCGTCACCACCGCCACCGGCACCAAGATCGCCAATGCCACCACCCCGTACGTCCAGACCGGGCTCGCCGCCAGCACCACCTACTATTATGTGGTGACCGCCGTCAACAGCACCGGCGAAAGCGTCGCCTCGGCCCAGGCATCGGCCACCACCAACGCCGCCGTGCCGACCCCGACCGCCCCGGCGGCACCCACCGGCGTGACCGCCACCGGCGGCACCAAGCAGGTGACCATCTCCTGGCCGGCGGTTTCCGGCGCCACCTCCTATAACATCTACTATGCCACCGCTTCCGGCGTCACCACCGCCAACGGCACCAAGATCAGCAATGCCGCCAGCCCCGCCGTTCAGACCGGGCTCGCCGACGCCACCACCTACTACTACGTGGTGACCGCCGTCAACAGCGTCGGCGAGAGCGCCGCCTCCGTCCAGGTTGCCGCGACGACCCTGGCTGCCGTCCCGGCACCGACCGCCCCGGCGGCACCGACCGGCGTGAGCGCCACCGGCGGCGCCAAACAGGCGACCATCTCCTGGTCCGCGGTTTCCGGCGCCACCTCCTATAACATCTACTATGCCACCGCTTCCGGCGTCACCACCGCCTCCGGCACCAAGATCGCCGGCGCCACCAGCCCCTATGTCCAGACCGCCCTTTCCGCCGGCACCACCTATTACTACATCGTCACCGCCGTCAACAGCGTCGGCGAGAGCACCGCTTCGGCCCAGGCATCGGCCACCACCAACGCGGCGCCCCCGGCCGTCCCCACCGCGCCGACCGGCGTGGCCGCCACCGGCGGCACCAATCAGATGACCGTCTCCTGGTCCGCGGTCTCCGGCGCCACCTCCTATAACATCTACTGGTCAACCGCCACCGGCGTCACCATCGCCTCCGGCACCAAGATCGCCGGCGTAACCAGCCCCTATGTCCAGACCGGGCTCGCCGCAGGCACCGCCTACTACTACATCGTCACCGCGGTGAACAGCTCCGGCGAAAGCCCCGCTTCGGCCCAGGCATCGGCAAGCACCAGCGCACCGGCCCCGGTCGTCCCGGCCGCGCCGACCGGCGTGGGCGCCACCGGCGGGACCAACCAGGTGACCGTCTCCTGGTCGGCGGTCAGCGGTGCCACCTCGTACAACATCTACTACGCCACCACCAGCGGGGTCTCTAAAACGAGCGGCACCAAGATCGCCGGCGCCACCAGCCCCTATGTCCAGACCGGACTCGCCGCCGGCACGACCTACTACTACGTTGTCACCGCAGTGAACAGCGCCGGCGAAAGCGCCGCTTCGGCCCAGGCATCGGCGGCCACCTCGGCGCCGGCCTTTGACGCCTTATCGTACTACAATACCGTTTGCCTCGGGTGCCACGGTTCGCTGGGCGTCAGGACAGCAGCTCAGATCCAGGCAGCGATCACGGGGAACTACGGAGGTATGGGTTCTCTCAGCAGCCTGACTACTGCCCAGATTGCCGCCATAGCAGCAGTATCCTATTAA